A region from the Bactrocera dorsalis isolate Fly_Bdor chromosome 1, ASM2337382v1, whole genome shotgun sequence genome encodes:
- the LOC115065719 gene encoding TNF receptor-associated factor 4 isoform X2 — protein MKCFRNIFGKKGEYQIYPGPDPKQAIMGSLVFCIHHKQGCKWSDELRKLKGHLNVCKHDATQCPNKCGAQIPRIMMTDHLQFTCNMRRTKCEFCQSEFSGAGLEEHAGTCGQEPIYCEAKCGQRVLRGRMTLHKSKDCAKRLRRCVHCTREFSCDTLPLHVAQCPRAPMTCPQRCDAGAIARGDMEAHLRDECKALAIACSFKEAGCRFKGPRHMLEAHLEANAAAHLSLMVALSSRQGQQIQMLKTAVSKLSINYTGTLLWKITDWSSKMTEARSKDGLELVSPPFYTSQYGYKLQASMFLNGNGPGENTHVSVYIKVLPGEYDALLKWPFSHSITFTLFEQGAQTGQGGVAESFVPDPTWENFQRPSNEPDQLGFGFPRFISHEMLHRRPFIKDDTVFLRVKVDPSKIVSV, from the exons ATGAAgtgttttagaaatattttcggcaaaaaagGCGAATATCAG ATTTACCCCGGTCCCGACCCCAAACAAGCCATCATGGGTTCACTCGTCTTCTGTATACATCACAAACAGGGCTGTAAATGGTCAGATGAGCTGAGAAAACTAAAG GGTCACTTAAACGTCTGCAAACACGATGCCACACAGTGTCCGAACAAGTGCGGCGCACAAATACCACGCATCATGATGACCGATCACTTACAGTTCACCTGCAACATGCGACGCACCAAATGTGAATTCTGTCAGAGCGAATTCTCTGGCGCCGGACTTGAAGAGCACGCCGGCACCTGCGGCCAGGAGCCTATCTACTGCGAGGCCAAGTGCGGTCAACGCGTGTTACGCGGACGCATGACACTGCACAAGTCCAAGGATTGTGCCAAACGTTTGCGTCGCTGCGTACATTGTACGCGTGAATTCTCATGCGACACACTGCCGCTGCATGTGGCACAATGTCCACGCGCCCCCATGACCTGTCCGCAACGTTGCGATGCCGGTGCTATTGCACGCGGTGACATGGAAGCGCATTTGCGCGATGAATGCAAAGCGCTGGCGATCGCTTGCAGTTTCAAGGAGGCCGGTTGTCGTTTCAAAGGACCTCGGCATATGCTCGAAGCGCATTTGGAAGCAAATGCCGCCGCACATTTATCACTGATGGTGGCGCTATCGTCGCGTCAAGGGCAGCAAATACAAATGCTGAAGACGGCTGTGTCGAAGTTGTCCATTAATTATACAGGCACTTTATTGTGGAAGATCACCGATTGGTCGTCGAAAATGACAGAGGCGCGCAGCAAAGATGGTTTGGAATTAGTGTCGCCACCATTCTATACATCACAATACGGTTACAAATTGCAGGCGTCAATGTTTCTCAATGGCAATGGGCCCGGTGAGAATACACATGTCTCCGTTTACATAAAAGTGCTGCCGGGCGAATATGATGCATTACTCAAATGGCCATTCTCACACTCGATCACATTCACACTCTTCGAACAGGGCGCGCAAACGGGACAGGGCGGTGTAGCCGAGTCATTTGTGCCGGATCCCACATGGGAGAACTTCCAGCGGCCATCGAATGAACCAGATCAATTGGGTTTCGGATTTCCACGTTTCATTTCGCATGAAATGCTACACAGACGACCCTTCATCAAGGACGATACGGTGTTTTTACGTGTCAAAGTAGACCCCAGTAAAATTGTGTCGGTCTAA